A stretch of the Neptunomonas phycophila genome encodes the following:
- a CDS encoding DMT family transporter: MMFDKRLLTGALLILGSELFLVLSGMVIKQISGDLPTEVIVFFRNAFGLVLLIPWFLKHGNQAIRTQLLRYHFMRAAVGVSAMSCLYYAWGHLPLAQAALLKQTSPFFVPFFAFWWLNERINRYAIYAILIGFVGVYIVLNPHGSDFNLAVLVAVLGAMLGALAKVTVRRMVLSESPQRIVFYFALFSTMLAAVPAAIVWVMPNTHQFIWLLVLAMTSTAAQLMLSKGYAYAPAGQLGPFTYGSILFATLFGWWIWDESVAIHTWLGVILIVIAGFVAMQSRAKTL, translated from the coding sequence ATGATGTTCGATAAAAGATTACTAACGGGAGCCTTGCTTATACTAGGGTCTGAACTCTTTCTTGTATTATCGGGCATGGTTATTAAGCAGATCAGTGGTGATCTGCCCACAGAAGTTATTGTCTTCTTCCGTAATGCGTTTGGATTGGTTCTGCTGATACCCTGGTTTTTAAAGCACGGTAATCAGGCTATAAGAACCCAATTACTACGTTATCATTTTATGCGTGCCGCTGTTGGGGTATCAGCCATGAGCTGTTTGTATTACGCATGGGGGCATCTACCCTTAGCGCAAGCCGCCTTGCTAAAGCAAACCTCGCCATTTTTTGTACCTTTTTTCGCATTTTGGTGGCTTAACGAGCGCATCAATCGCTACGCCATTTATGCCATTTTGATTGGTTTTGTCGGCGTTTATATTGTGCTTAACCCTCATGGCAGTGATTTTAATCTTGCTGTCTTAGTCGCCGTGTTAGGTGCAATGTTGGGAGCGTTAGCAAAAGTTACCGTTAGGCGTATGGTGCTGTCTGAAAGCCCTCAGCGTATCGTTTTTTACTTTGCGCTATTTAGCACCATGCTTGCGGCTGTCCCGGCGGCAATTGTTTGGGTTATGCCCAACACGCATCAATTTATCTGGTTATTAGTGTTGGCTATGACATCAACAGCTGCGCAACTAATGCTGAGTAAAGGCTATGCTTATGCGCCGGCCGGACAACTAGGGCCCTTCACTTATGGATCTATTCTGTTTGCGACTTTATTTGGGTGGTGGATATGGGATGAATCAGTGGCAATACATACGTGGCTTGGTGTTATTTTAATTGTGATTGCTGGTTTTGTTGCTATGCAAAGTAGAGCAAAAACCTTGTAA
- a CDS encoding insulinase family protein, translating into MSQSTGHPSFEFIRSAPIESLNVTMSEYKHRTTGAAHFHIAAEQDENVFLVAFRTVPMDSTGVAHILEHTALCGSERYPVRDPFFMMTRRSLNTFMNAFTSSDWTAYPFASQNKKDFLNLLDVYLDATFFSRLDPLDFAQEGHRVEFKEQGNAESDLVFKGVVFNEMKGAMSSATSILWQTVTKHLFPTVTYHYNSGGDPESITDLSYEQLLEFYRTHYHPSNAVIMTFGNIPVEELQTRFEEQALSRFEKLDVDISVPDEKRYFSPVRVEEAYALDDENTEEQTHHMLAWLLGPSIDLKAQLKAHLLSRVLLDNSSSPLRLALESTELGSSPSPLCGLEDSNRQMSFMCGLQGSDPEHAAAFEQLVLDTLQKVADEGVEQSVVEAQLHQLELNQRELSGDGYPYGLNLIMAAMSPAVHRGDPIALLNLDPVIDELREDIKDTNFIPDMIRTLLLENMHRVRVTLRPDNGMTALKDADESARLAAIKASLDEEQKQAIIDQAAALEARQLQEDDESILPKVTLEDVPSSIYVPESEQLSVGEQPVNWYGQGTNGLVYQQIVIDLPALTDQEIELLPLFCIGMTELGCKERSYQENQQHHAALTGGISAYTTMRGATDSEQDVKAYFVLSGKALVKNQAALTQLLEETLNHARFDEKTRIQELVAQQRSRKEQGITGQGHSLAILAATAKFSPVAAVTQKTRGLASIKAIKKLDKEIEDANQLQLLSDALHALHEKIKSSPRRFLLVAEPELKDDLVGTLNDCWSTATSPTADLLSLPTTREPVKQLWTTSTQVSFCAKAYPTVAVDHEDSAALTVLGDFLRNGYLHRAIREKGGAYGSGAGQDSGDAVFRFFSYRDPRLMETFEDFDKSIDWLLSTDHDYSRLEEAILGVVSSIDKPGSPAGEAKGDYHSNLFGRDAEHRKAFRQRILQVTIDDLKRVASTYLTGDHASLTAVTSAEKAKPFSDQFEIIAI; encoded by the coding sequence ATGTCACAGAGTACCGGCCACCCAAGTTTTGAATTTATTCGTTCGGCACCGATTGAATCTCTCAATGTTACGATGTCCGAATATAAGCATCGAACCACAGGGGCGGCCCATTTTCATATTGCCGCAGAACAAGACGAAAATGTTTTTCTTGTTGCTTTTCGCACAGTCCCTATGGATTCAACAGGGGTTGCCCATATTTTAGAACACACGGCATTGTGCGGTAGTGAACGTTATCCCGTGCGTGACCCTTTCTTTATGATGACGCGACGTTCTCTTAATACATTTATGAATGCGTTTACGAGTTCAGACTGGACGGCGTACCCATTTGCTAGTCAAAACAAAAAAGACTTTCTAAATTTATTAGATGTCTATCTCGATGCTACCTTTTTCTCTCGTTTAGATCCGTTAGATTTTGCTCAAGAAGGTCATCGGGTTGAGTTTAAGGAGCAAGGCAACGCTGAATCAGATTTAGTGTTCAAAGGGGTTGTCTTTAATGAAATGAAAGGGGCTATGAGCTCAGCAACATCAATCCTTTGGCAAACAGTCACTAAACACTTATTCCCAACAGTGACTTACCATTACAACAGTGGTGGTGATCCTGAATCGATTACCGACTTAAGCTATGAGCAGCTGCTTGAATTTTATCGAACGCATTATCATCCTAGCAACGCTGTAATCATGACATTCGGTAATATCCCTGTTGAAGAGCTGCAAACACGTTTTGAAGAGCAAGCGTTAAGCCGTTTTGAAAAACTTGATGTTGATATTTCCGTTCCAGATGAAAAGCGCTATTTCTCGCCTGTTCGCGTCGAAGAAGCCTACGCTTTGGATGATGAAAACACCGAAGAACAAACGCATCATATGCTTGCATGGTTGCTAGGGCCTTCCATCGACCTTAAGGCGCAGCTCAAAGCACACTTACTGTCTCGTGTTTTACTTGATAACAGCTCTAGTCCTCTGCGTCTTGCGTTAGAAAGTACAGAGTTAGGTAGCTCACCATCGCCGTTGTGCGGATTAGAAGACTCAAATCGACAAATGTCATTTATGTGTGGTTTGCAGGGGAGTGATCCAGAGCATGCGGCCGCGTTTGAGCAATTAGTGTTAGATACTTTACAAAAAGTGGCTGACGAAGGTGTTGAGCAATCTGTTGTTGAAGCACAGTTACACCAATTGGAATTAAACCAGCGTGAACTCAGTGGTGACGGCTATCCCTATGGATTAAACCTCATCATGGCGGCAATGTCGCCGGCCGTTCATAGAGGTGATCCTATAGCCTTACTGAACTTAGACCCAGTTATTGACGAGCTACGTGAGGATATTAAGGATACTAACTTTATTCCTGATATGATTCGTACGTTATTACTCGAAAACATGCACCGTGTTCGAGTGACGTTACGCCCAGATAATGGCATGACTGCGTTAAAAGATGCTGATGAGAGTGCCCGTTTAGCGGCGATTAAAGCATCTTTGGACGAAGAGCAAAAACAAGCCATTATTGATCAAGCGGCCGCTTTAGAAGCGCGACAGTTGCAAGAAGATGACGAATCGATTTTGCCAAAAGTAACGCTTGAAGATGTGCCAAGTTCGATTTATGTTCCAGAAAGTGAGCAGCTATCGGTTGGGGAGCAGCCTGTTAATTGGTACGGGCAGGGCACAAACGGATTAGTCTACCAACAAATTGTCATTGACTTGCCTGCGTTGACTGATCAGGAGATAGAACTGCTGCCTTTATTCTGTATTGGTATGACAGAGCTCGGTTGTAAAGAGCGTTCTTATCAAGAAAACCAACAGCATCATGCTGCATTAACGGGCGGAATTAGTGCCTACACCACGATGCGAGGCGCCACTGATAGCGAGCAGGACGTTAAAGCGTATTTTGTTCTATCTGGCAAAGCATTGGTCAAGAACCAAGCCGCATTAACTCAACTGCTCGAAGAAACACTCAACCATGCCCGTTTTGATGAAAAAACTCGCATCCAAGAGTTAGTTGCACAGCAACGCAGCCGTAAAGAGCAAGGTATCACAGGGCAAGGGCATAGCCTGGCTATTTTGGCAGCTACCGCTAAGTTTAGTCCGGTAGCGGCTGTTACGCAGAAGACACGTGGTTTAGCCAGCATTAAGGCCATTAAAAAGCTTGATAAAGAAATAGAAGACGCTAATCAACTGCAGCTCTTGAGCGATGCGCTTCATGCATTGCATGAAAAAATTAAATCATCACCTCGCCGTTTCTTATTGGTTGCTGAGCCTGAGTTAAAAGACGACCTAGTGGGTACTTTGAATGATTGCTGGAGCACGGCAACGTCTCCCACAGCTGATTTGCTATCGCTACCAACAACACGAGAACCCGTGAAGCAGCTTTGGACGACCAGTACACAAGTGAGCTTCTGTGCTAAAGCGTATCCTACTGTAGCTGTTGATCATGAAGACTCGGCCGCATTGACTGTGTTGGGTGATTTTTTGCGCAATGGTTATTTGCACCGAGCTATTCGTGAGAAGGGTGGGGCATACGGTTCCGGTGCTGGACAGGATAGTGGTGATGCTGTTTTCCGCTTTTTCTCTTACCGAGACCCACGCTTAATGGAAACATTCGAAGACTTCGATAAGTCAATCGACTGGTTGCTTAGCACTGATCACGATTACAGCCGCTTAGAAGAAGCAATATTGGGCGTAGTGAGTTCGATTGATAAACCAGGCTCTCCAGCCGGAGAAGCCAAAGGCGATTATCACAGTAATTTGTTTGGGCGCGATGCTGAGCATAGAAAAGCATTCCGCCAACGCATTTTGCAAGTGACTATTGATGATCTCAAGCGTGTGGCTAGCACTTACCTAACGGGTGATCATGCGAGCTTGACGGCTGTGACTAGCGCTGAAAAAGCGAAGCCGTTTTCGGATCAATTCGAAATAATCGCTATTTAA
- a CDS encoding phasin family protein translates to MYEDLMKDMQDKMKPVTEMAEINKTTAEKLISLQSEYMTELFNTGIAQMKALSDIKEPKTALEMQMKFFKDMEAKMTNTAEQEIAALASAKEKLSEIVEKSMYEMTEAPMMTEVNKFMQTAQEKMEEATKAFTPEAAKKPAPKATRSKAAA, encoded by the coding sequence ATGTACGAAGATCTTATGAAAGACATGCAGGACAAAATGAAACCTGTAACCGAAATGGCTGAAATCAACAAGACGACAGCTGAAAAGCTAATCTCTCTTCAGTCTGAATACATGACTGAGCTTTTCAATACGGGCATCGCCCAAATGAAAGCACTTAGCGATATTAAAGAGCCAAAAACTGCCCTTGAAATGCAAATGAAGTTTTTCAAGGATATGGAAGCTAAAATGACGAACACGGCTGAACAAGAAATTGCAGCATTGGCTTCTGCAAAAGAAAAGCTGTCTGAAATCGTTGAGAAAAGCATGTACGAAATGACTGAAGCTCCGATGATGACTGAAGTAAACAAATTCATGCAAACTGCACAGGAGAAGATGGAAGAAGCCACTAAAGCTTTCACACCTGAAGCAGCAAAAAAGCCAGCACCTAAGGCAACTCGCTCAAAAGCTGCGGCTTAA
- a CDS encoding UbiH/UbiF/VisC/COQ6 family ubiquinone biosynthesis hydroxylase has product MNEKYDVIIIGGGMVGGTLACALADSDLRVAVIERAELTPFDPDSEHDLRVSALSIASERILNHLGAWDGIVARRACAYRRMKVWEESETAASTLFTSDDIGYTHLGHIVENRVVQLAIIERLKQLDNVDLIAPVDITAIDYSPGSSLIELSDGRQLIAKLLVAADGGESKVRSAVGIGVHRWDYEQHALVASVTTEYGQQDITWQQFTPTGPLAYLPLTGNNASLVWYNTPENIARLKSLSHEHLLEAIQHKFPACLGNVNHCLSVGSFPLRRQHALAYQKDGVVLIGDAAHMIHPLAGQGVNIGLLDAAVLAEVLTDQSAQADNEFWSSHVLAVYEKRRKQHNLTIMQTMDAFYRVFSNDHLPLKVLRNVGLRVAGKLTPARNKVMSFAMGLEGDLPAIAR; this is encoded by the coding sequence ATGAACGAAAAATATGACGTCATTATCATTGGTGGTGGCATGGTTGGAGGAACATTGGCTTGCGCATTGGCTGATAGTGATTTGCGAGTTGCAGTCATAGAGCGAGCCGAGCTAACTCCTTTTGATCCCGATAGTGAGCATGATTTACGCGTCTCAGCGTTGAGTATTGCGTCAGAGCGTATTTTGAATCACCTTGGCGCATGGGATGGGATTGTCGCTAGACGTGCTTGTGCTTATCGTCGTATGAAAGTCTGGGAAGAAAGCGAAACGGCAGCTTCAACCTTATTTACTTCCGATGATATCGGTTATACGCATTTAGGCCATATTGTTGAAAACCGGGTTGTCCAGCTAGCGATAATCGAAAGACTTAAGCAGCTAGACAATGTTGACCTAATCGCTCCTGTGGATATAACGGCTATTGATTACTCACCCGGCTCTTCGCTGATTGAGTTGTCAGACGGTCGTCAATTAATTGCTAAATTATTGGTGGCTGCCGACGGCGGCGAGTCTAAAGTTAGGTCGGCTGTTGGTATAGGCGTGCATCGTTGGGATTATGAGCAGCACGCTTTAGTCGCTTCGGTGACCACAGAATATGGGCAGCAAGACATCACGTGGCAACAGTTCACGCCGACTGGTCCTTTGGCATACTTGCCTCTTACGGGTAATAACGCGTCGTTAGTCTGGTACAACACACCTGAGAATATTGCGCGACTAAAAAGCTTATCCCACGAGCATTTATTGGAGGCTATACAGCACAAGTTCCCAGCGTGTCTGGGTAACGTTAACCATTGTTTATCCGTGGGGAGCTTTCCTTTACGCCGACAACATGCCCTAGCTTATCAAAAAGATGGAGTTGTACTCATTGGTGACGCAGCCCATATGATCCATCCTCTAGCCGGTCAAGGGGTGAACATAGGGTTATTAGATGCTGCCGTGTTAGCTGAAGTGTTAACAGACCAGAGTGCTCAAGCCGATAATGAGTTTTGGTCTAGTCATGTGTTAGCTGTGTATGAAAAACGTCGTAAGCAGCACAATTTAACCATTATGCAGACGATGGATGCTTTTTACCGTGTGTTTAGTAACGATCATTTACCGTTAAAGGTTTTACGGAATGTGGGCTTGAGGGTGGCGGGTAAGCTAACGCCTGCACGAAATAAGGTGATGTCTTTTGCCATGGGCTTGGAAGGGGATTTACCAGCGATAGCACGATAA
- a CDS encoding LEA type 2 family protein: MRYRLCSLIVMALIVLQGCAVTHPFHYDKPDVSVTSVRLVNSDSLAPQFEITLFISNPNDKALPLKGIAYSVNLENFKVLSGVTNQLPTINAYAQEEIKLLATANLLSGLRLITKLLQTDTLSQVEYSLDAKLDIGTLLPAIYVNETGKLTIGPS; the protein is encoded by the coding sequence ATGCGCTATCGATTATGTTCGTTGATTGTTATGGCTTTAATAGTGCTACAAGGATGTGCAGTTACCCACCCTTTTCACTATGACAAACCCGATGTATCGGTTACATCGGTACGTTTGGTTAACTCTGACTCACTAGCCCCTCAATTTGAAATTACACTCTTCATTAGCAACCCCAACGATAAAGCCTTACCCCTCAAAGGCATTGCTTACTCCGTTAATTTGGAAAATTTCAAAGTACTTTCTGGTGTGACGAATCAGCTGCCAACAATTAATGCGTACGCACAAGAAGAAATAAAACTACTCGCAACCGCTAATTTACTCAGCGGCTTGCGCTTAATAACAAAATTATTGCAGACCGACACCTTATCTCAAGTGGAGTACTCATTGGATGCAAAACTCGACATAGGAACACTCTTACCAGCTATTTATGTAAACGAAACAGGGAAACTCACAATAGGACCTTCATAA
- a CDS encoding circularly permuted type 2 ATP-grasp protein has translation MAVTWKDYETNDFFDELVDAKGKPRPSAKKLFEYIEALEPGELEARRQIAEATIQEMGVSFTVYTEEGNIDRAWPFDIIPRTISADDWKVAEAGLKQRLKVLNMFIDDLYHDQKVIKDGIIPEHIIKDSKNFRPECVGVSPPYGVWAHICGTDLVRDGDGQFYVLEDNLRVPSGVSYMLENRAITKRVLPELFEKDSIQPIDSYTSHLFDTLAALSPRDIEEPEIVVLTPGIFNSAYFEHAFLAQQMGVELVEGNDLFVADDDCVYMKTINGPERVDVIYRRIDDLFIDPEAFHKDSVLGVPGLIRSWQKGNVALANAPGAGVADDKVVYAYVPALIRYYLDEEPILPNVETFLCENEKDREYVLANLDKLVVKPANESGGYGMLVGPHSTKKDQAIFADLIKKNPRNYIAQPTLALSTAPTMTEKGNVEPRHLDLRPFILQSKDIYVTMGGLTRVAMKKGSLVVNSSQGGGSKDTWIVGKESK, from the coding sequence ATGGCTGTTACCTGGAAAGACTACGAAACAAATGATTTTTTTGATGAGCTAGTTGATGCGAAAGGTAAACCGAGACCATCGGCTAAAAAACTTTTTGAGTATATTGAGGCATTAGAGCCAGGCGAGTTGGAGGCGCGTCGTCAAATAGCAGAAGCCACCATTCAAGAGATGGGCGTCAGCTTTACCGTATACACCGAAGAGGGCAACATCGACAGAGCTTGGCCCTTTGATATTATTCCACGTACTATTTCTGCGGATGATTGGAAAGTTGCCGAGGCAGGCTTAAAGCAACGCCTCAAAGTCCTCAATATGTTTATTGACGACCTGTATCACGACCAAAAGGTCATCAAAGACGGCATTATCCCTGAGCACATCATCAAAGATTCTAAAAACTTTAGACCTGAGTGTGTGGGCGTTTCACCTCCCTACGGTGTTTGGGCTCACATATGTGGTACGGACTTAGTTCGCGACGGTGATGGACAATTTTACGTTCTGGAAGACAACCTGCGTGTTCCTTCAGGCGTTTCCTATATGCTCGAAAACCGTGCAATTACCAAACGCGTTCTGCCTGAGCTGTTTGAAAAAGATAGCATTCAGCCAATTGATAGCTATACATCCCATCTATTCGATACTTTAGCCGCCCTTTCTCCTCGGGATATTGAAGAACCTGAAATCGTTGTCTTAACCCCAGGCATTTTCAACTCTGCCTATTTCGAACATGCCTTTTTGGCTCAACAAATGGGCGTAGAGCTAGTGGAAGGCAACGATTTGTTTGTCGCGGATGATGATTGCGTTTACATGAAAACCATCAATGGCCCCGAACGGGTGGATGTCATCTACCGACGTATCGATGATTTGTTCATAGACCCAGAAGCTTTCCACAAAGATTCCGTACTCGGTGTTCCTGGTCTGATTCGCTCATGGCAAAAAGGAAACGTTGCCCTAGCTAACGCTCCCGGTGCAGGCGTTGCCGATGACAAAGTTGTGTACGCTTATGTACCCGCACTGATTCGCTACTACCTCGACGAAGAGCCGATTCTACCGAACGTTGAAACTTTCTTGTGTGAAAACGAAAAGGACAGAGAATACGTACTGGCTAATCTGGATAAATTAGTTGTTAAGCCCGCTAATGAATCCGGTGGCTACGGTATGTTAGTCGGGCCGCACTCCACCAAAAAGGACCAAGCTATTTTTGCGGATTTAATCAAAAAGAACCCACGTAATTATATTGCCCAACCCACACTAGCTCTTTCTACGGCACCAACCATGACCGAGAAAGGAAATGTAGAGCCTCGTCACTTAGACTTAAGGCCTTTTATTCTGCAAAGCAAAGACATCTATGTAACCATGGGTGGCCTAACGCGTGTCGCCATGAAAAAAGGCTCATTAGTAGTTAACTCATCACAAGGTGGCGGTAGTAAAGATACATGGATTGTAGGTAAGGAGAGCAAATAG
- a CDS encoding alpha-E domain-containing protein, with protein MLSRVAERIYWCARYLERVENTARLVSVYDNLLFDLPHDFNIGWYNLITINSGEQAFDERYKIRDERNVVKFLLADDTNFSSMLVSLKMVRENMRTTRDVVPQETWELINELDLFARKNIKQGINRTQRHDYLNTIIKGCQEINGLLAGAMSRDATWQFVMLGRNLERADMTTRILDAGVSIMLQPDESNSVNLGQVVWGNVLRSSSAYLSYRRSVRTSVSGAKVARYLLSDTYFPRAASFCVNEIKQAATKLPRSQGVLKVIEKIDKLSYPITSSSELDEAFRNYLNDFQINLNELNAAISENWFAFDEGAAA; from the coding sequence ATGTTATCTCGAGTAGCTGAACGAATTTATTGGTGTGCACGTTATCTTGAACGTGTTGAAAACACAGCTCGCTTAGTCAGCGTTTATGACAATTTGTTATTTGACCTGCCACATGACTTTAATATTGGTTGGTACAACCTCATCACAATCAATAGTGGCGAACAAGCCTTTGATGAACGTTACAAGATTAGAGATGAGCGTAATGTCGTTAAATTCTTGCTGGCCGACGACACAAACTTCAGCTCAATGCTGGTTTCACTCAAGATGGTCCGCGAAAATATGCGCACGACTCGTGACGTAGTCCCTCAAGAAACCTGGGAATTAATCAATGAGTTAGACTTGTTTGCTCGAAAGAACATTAAACAAGGTATCAACCGTACTCAACGTCATGACTATCTCAATACAATCATTAAAGGCTGCCAAGAAATCAATGGCCTATTAGCAGGAGCGATGAGCCGTGATGCTACTTGGCAATTTGTTATGCTCGGTAGAAATTTAGAGCGCGCAGATATGACAACGCGTATTCTCGACGCTGGTGTTTCAATTATGCTGCAGCCTGACGAGTCAAATAGCGTCAATCTAGGGCAAGTAGTCTGGGGGAATGTATTGCGCTCCTCTAGCGCTTATTTGAGTTACCGCCGCAGCGTACGAACCTCTGTTAGCGGTGCAAAAGTAGCACGCTACTTACTCTCTGATACTTATTTTCCAAGGGCCGCTTCGTTTTGTGTAAACGAAATTAAACAAGCAGCAACTAAACTACCTCGCTCACAAGGTGTACTAAAAGTCATCGAGAAGATCGACAAATTGAGCTACCCCATTACCAGCTCATCAGAACTGGACGAAGCATTTCGCAACTATCTAAATGATTTTCAGATCAATTTAAACGAGCTTAATGCAGCAATTTCCGAAAACTGGTTTGCCTTCGATGAAGGAGCGGCAGCATGA